One Acidicapsa ligni genomic region harbors:
- a CDS encoding calpain family cysteine protease: protein MSPYATFMLLNVADTCALWNILGSGCLYRASRNARISISSTQFVHYECFHKRGGNSPEWQELRSRLRERMKDGEIRFWDIDLEDLQELAALEERKAISKGELSSIVFAKRTAQSFLSDDGQAKKLARTVMAENAIQDTPHLCAWLCIHDVIHESDEQTIRAELAALNRALEPHLHNAFLKALEYKLMKQMES, encoded by the coding sequence ATGAGCCCGTACGCAACGTTCATGCTGCTCAACGTCGCTGATACCTGTGCGCTGTGGAATATCTTGGGAAGCGGCTGTCTCTATCGCGCGTCACGAAACGCGCGAATATCGATCAGTTCTACACAGTTCGTTCACTATGAGTGCTTCCACAAGCGCGGCGGAAATTCTCCAGAATGGCAGGAACTCCGGAGCCGACTCCGCGAGCGGATGAAGGATGGTGAGATTCGATTCTGGGATATCGACTTGGAAGATCTGCAAGAACTCGCGGCACTGGAGGAGCGGAAGGCCATTAGTAAAGGTGAACTGTCGTCCATCGTCTTTGCTAAGAGAACCGCGCAAAGCTTTCTGTCCGACGATGGCCAAGCGAAGAAGCTGGCACGAACCGTCATGGCCGAAAACGCCATCCAAGATACTCCACATCTCTGTGCCTGGCTGTGCATACACGATGTAATACATGAGAGTGATGAACAAACGATTCGCGCAGAATTGGCGGCGCTGAACCGCGCTTTGGAGCCGCACTTACACAACGCTTTTTTGAAGGCATTAGAGTACAAGCTAATGAAACAGATGGAAAGTTAA
- a CDS encoding PIN domain-containing protein, with protein MAGNPVTDAVHLDTQFFVSSAFSFNSNKIESLKRHFASGRLRLILTDITIAEVHARIRKTVAEELLLHRQFVNQVKALHNSSLQPITSLLVKAKDDEVAADLSHQFDTFLHENGATTIYATKLSAEDVFKKYFSAEPPFGTAENKRHEFPDAFVVEALAGWTEGENSDLLVVTDDKLFGEACASSEAAERLHIKKTLTDLLNHVASDDEFAEYLRAEVMKHMAEIEKQATEEFEGYFFWVEDENGEAEVHVTQITHDGDVEILEIDEDEALFEMSFEVKFTAKLSYDDSATASYDREDGSLIYVEHRRESVDREASLTAEVRVQFDREAKTGVDHIEVSVVDPSDGFGIETSSNYGYPWK; from the coding sequence ATGGCTGGCAATCCCGTAACTGACGCAGTGCACCTCGACACGCAGTTTTTCGTGTCGTCTGCTTTTTCGTTCAACTCCAACAAGATCGAATCACTCAAGAGGCACTTTGCTTCCGGGCGGCTCCGGCTGATTTTGACGGACATCACGATCGCCGAGGTACACGCGCGCATTCGCAAAACGGTTGCAGAGGAATTGCTGCTGCATCGTCAGTTCGTGAACCAAGTGAAGGCTCTCCACAATTCCTCGTTGCAGCCCATCACCAGCCTCCTCGTGAAGGCAAAGGACGATGAAGTGGCGGCCGACTTGTCACACCAATTTGATACATTCCTCCATGAGAACGGAGCGACAACGATCTACGCTACCAAGCTGTCAGCAGAGGACGTATTCAAGAAGTACTTTTCGGCAGAACCGCCCTTTGGTACTGCCGAGAACAAGCGGCACGAATTTCCGGATGCCTTTGTGGTCGAGGCGTTGGCAGGCTGGACAGAAGGGGAAAACTCCGATTTGTTGGTAGTGACCGACGACAAACTTTTCGGAGAAGCTTGCGCATCCTCGGAGGCGGCCGAGCGTCTGCACATCAAGAAGACGCTGACCGACCTCCTGAATCACGTGGCTTCAGACGATGAATTCGCCGAATACTTGCGGGCCGAAGTTATGAAGCACATGGCCGAGATCGAGAAACAAGCCACGGAAGAGTTCGAAGGGTATTTCTTCTGGGTAGAGGATGAGAATGGTGAAGCGGAGGTCCATGTCACACAGATCACCCATGACGGCGACGTTGAGATTTTGGAAATCGATGAGGATGAAGCATTGTTTGAGATGAGCTTCGAGGTGAAGTTCACCGCGAAGCTTTCTTACGACGATTCGGCCACTGCCTCGTATGACCGGGAAGACGGTTCCCTGATCTATGTTGAGCACCGCCGAGAGAGTGTCGATCGTGAGGCTTCACTGACTGCTGAGGTGCGGGTTCAATTCGATCGAGAAGCGAAGACCGGCGTCGACCACATCGAGGTATCAGTTGTTGATCCTTCGGATGGGTTTGGAATCGAGACCAGTTCTAACTACGGCTACCCCTGGAAGTGA
- a CDS encoding ImmA/IrrE family metallo-endopeptidase, whose translation MSFDRAAFADKIRRSMEHLDVEDNEVVASTGIPDARFAVLRAGGADPTGDEVLILADYFDCDYKFFISNERLAAFEETDSLYRKHGDLFSKSDRRSLQQFLYLCECESWLWKSNAYRSDSFHFSPQGSNFKRQGQTAASALRVHFGYQDDQIPSDLFRDLRKLGIHVFRRKLENSSISGVMIRHPEAGRCILVNYDEDVYRQRFTAAHELAHALMEDSEFNVSLTRDGSNLMEVRANAFASHYLVPPAFARAVLSRVATWDDTAITEWAKRLKVSTEVLRISLKDLGIIDNIIFDQLKGSRVPRHQKVDPEIGSETGRTRDRKLSLLQRGLSMHYVSECLEALDGGRISHARAAEMLMVREDEMGEIKALFTLTGTQ comes from the coding sequence ATGTCCTTTGATCGCGCAGCCTTCGCAGACAAGATCCGCCGCTCCATGGAGCATTTGGATGTCGAGGATAACGAAGTAGTAGCCAGCACCGGCATACCGGATGCCCGGTTCGCAGTCTTACGGGCTGGGGGCGCAGATCCTACCGGTGATGAAGTACTCATCCTTGCTGACTATTTCGACTGCGATTACAAGTTCTTCATATCCAATGAGCGGCTCGCCGCCTTTGAGGAGACGGACAGCTTATATCGAAAGCATGGCGATCTCTTCAGCAAGTCAGATCGGCGATCTCTTCAGCAATTTTTATATCTCTGCGAATGCGAATCATGGCTCTGGAAAAGCAATGCTTATCGGTCGGACTCGTTCCACTTCTCACCGCAGGGTAGTAATTTCAAGAGGCAGGGGCAGACTGCTGCTAGCGCGCTGAGGGTTCATTTCGGATACCAAGATGACCAGATTCCTTCCGATTTGTTCAGGGATTTGCGGAAGCTCGGAATCCACGTATTTAGGCGGAAATTAGAAAATTCGAGCATTTCCGGGGTGATGATCCGTCACCCGGAAGCGGGTCGATGCATCCTCGTCAATTACGACGAAGATGTCTATCGGCAACGCTTTACTGCCGCCCATGAGTTGGCGCATGCACTGATGGAAGACAGCGAGTTTAACGTTTCGCTGACCAGAGACGGGTCGAATCTCATGGAAGTGCGTGCTAACGCTTTCGCTTCTCACTACCTGGTCCCCCCTGCGTTTGCACGCGCGGTGCTATCTCGCGTAGCCACTTGGGATGACACCGCCATCACCGAGTGGGCGAAGCGCCTAAAGGTAAGCACCGAAGTTCTCAGAATCTCACTGAAAGATCTGGGGATTATTGACAACATCATCTTCGATCAACTGAAGGGATCAAGAGTGCCACGACACCAGAAAGTCGATCCGGAGATCGGGTCGGAAACTGGCCGCACTCGTGATCGAAAGCTTTCGCTTCTTCAACGCGGACTCTCAATGCACTACGTTAGCGAGTGCCTGGAGGCCCTAGACGGGGGGCGAATTTCTCACGCGCGGGCCGCCGAGATGCTAATGGTCCGAGAGGATGAAATGGGAGAGATAAAAGCCCTTTTCACCCTGACTGGAACACAATGA
- a CDS encoding heme-degrading domain-containing protein, translating to MPIPEDLVRIALQEQQLQYASFSEESAWLLGTRLRQLAVERNLVAVIDVRRFNQPLFYTALPGTTADNIDWVRRKSNVTLRFHRSSYAVGLETKQKNSTLFERYGLPDSEYASHGGSFPIRVVSAGILGAVTVSGLPQRADHELAVEALCLELDRDFTEFRLD from the coding sequence ATGCCCATACCAGAAGATCTAGTTCGCATCGCACTTCAGGAGCAGCAGCTACAATATGCAAGCTTCAGTGAAGAGTCAGCATGGCTGCTTGGTACACGTCTGCGCCAACTTGCAGTAGAACGCAACCTGGTTGCCGTTATCGACGTGCGTCGCTTCAACCAGCCGCTTTTCTATACAGCCCTGCCAGGTACAACAGCAGATAACATTGACTGGGTACGCCGCAAAAGCAACGTAACCCTCCGCTTCCATCGAAGCTCATATGCCGTCGGATTGGAAACGAAACAGAAGAATTCCACCCTGTTCGAACGCTATGGGCTACCGGATAGTGAATATGCTTCTCATGGTGGAAGCTTTCCTATTCGTGTCGTCAGCGCCGGTATCCTTGGCGCGGTTACCGTCTCGGGATTGCCACAGCGTGCCGATCATGAATTAGCCGTCGAAGCACTCTGCCTTGAACTTGATCGTGACTTCACAGAATTTCGACTAGATTAA
- a CDS encoding SIR2 family protein, which yields MLDPLTSTAFAIHNSKGVYALLLGSGISRAANVPTGWEVTLDLIRRIAVMRSQTEQCDADPEAWFRANFRCEPSYSDLLEHLATSPAERTAALARYFESGEDEDGPAAKPTAAHVAIAKMVKRGYFRVLLTTNFDRLLERALEAEGVSPSILSTPDAVHGAMPLAHSACTIIKLHGDYRDGRLRNTVAELTDYDETTRGLLDRVLDDYGLIVSGWSATWDVALRDAIMRTPNRRFTTLWSYVGSLSAEAEQVIHSRLAQKVEVTSADSFFVQLNEKLESLESFDTPHPLSVELAVRAAKRYVAEDRYRIQLHDLVMAETDQVVNAAKQLSVNAKFTDDLYLKRIELYETITQRLIPVIINVAYWGDQSSLRLLTSVVERLMVTGTGFNGTTGWLDLQLYPAALVFYAAGLGLLAAERYEGLRFLTRDFRTSAVDLNRRVGLALPRLGLQGILDKDTLNRILGKNFYVPYSERVHGLFSAVVAKQLPGVQDFDDLFDFFEFLGSLIVTDDRMASDEGWVCGWFGKWAFRDSLGKNVRTTMKADRDRLGVDWPIVKAGIFANLERFDEVHERHKTDCASRARW from the coding sequence ATGCTCGATCCACTTACTTCCACCGCGTTCGCCATTCACAATAGCAAAGGGGTATACGCGCTCCTCCTGGGCTCCGGAATCTCGCGTGCGGCTAATGTCCCAACCGGATGGGAAGTGACGCTCGACCTCATTCGCAGGATCGCCGTAATGCGCTCTCAGACCGAACAATGCGATGCTGACCCGGAAGCCTGGTTTCGAGCCAATTTCAGATGCGAGCCGAGCTATTCCGACTTGCTTGAGCACCTTGCGACTTCCCCGGCAGAACGGACCGCCGCGCTAGCCCGTTACTTCGAGTCAGGTGAGGACGAAGATGGACCGGCGGCGAAACCCACCGCCGCGCATGTGGCCATCGCCAAGATGGTCAAGCGCGGCTACTTCCGCGTCCTCCTGACTACGAATTTCGACCGTTTGTTGGAGCGAGCCTTGGAGGCTGAGGGGGTTAGCCCAAGCATCCTATCTACGCCAGATGCAGTGCACGGTGCCATGCCGCTGGCGCACAGTGCGTGCACCATTATTAAGCTGCATGGTGACTACAGGGATGGTCGCCTCCGCAATACAGTGGCGGAGCTGACGGACTATGACGAAACCACGCGGGGGCTCTTGGATCGGGTACTCGATGATTACGGGCTTATAGTAAGCGGTTGGTCTGCGACGTGGGACGTCGCTCTCCGGGATGCCATCATGAGGACACCGAACCGACGCTTCACAACCCTCTGGAGCTACGTGGGTAGCCTCAGCGCCGAGGCGGAACAAGTGATCCATTCTCGTCTCGCACAGAAGGTCGAAGTTACCTCTGCGGACAGTTTCTTCGTCCAACTCAATGAAAAGCTTGAGTCGCTTGAGAGTTTCGACACACCGCATCCACTTTCGGTCGAACTCGCCGTTCGCGCTGCGAAGCGCTACGTCGCAGAGGATCGCTATCGCATTCAGCTACATGATCTGGTCATGGCTGAGACGGACCAAGTCGTCAATGCCGCGAAGCAACTTTCAGTCAATGCAAAGTTCACCGACGACCTCTACCTAAAACGTATTGAGTTGTACGAAACCATAACCCAAAGGCTAATCCCGGTCATCATCAATGTTGCGTATTGGGGAGATCAATCATCGCTTCGATTGCTCACCTCTGTCGTTGAACGCTTGATGGTGACAGGAACCGGATTCAACGGCACAACCGGATGGTTAGACCTACAGCTTTATCCCGCGGCTTTAGTGTTTTATGCAGCGGGACTTGGACTTCTGGCAGCCGAACGATACGAAGGCCTGCGATTCCTGACACGCGACTTTCGGACAAGCGCAGTGGACCTGAACCGACGTGTGGGATTAGCGCTGCCGCGTCTCGGCCTGCAAGGCATCCTGGATAAGGACACACTCAACCGGATATTGGGGAAGAATTTCTATGTTCCCTACAGTGAGCGGGTTCACGGTCTTTTTTCTGCTGTCGTCGCAAAGCAGCTGCCCGGCGTTCAAGACTTTGACGATTTATTTGATTTCTTTGAGTTTCTCGGTTCGCTAATCGTGACGGACGATCGGATGGCATCCGATGAGGGCTGGGTATGTGGCTGGTTCGGGAAATGGGCGTTCCGCGATTCCTTGGGAAAGAATGTTCGGACTACCATGAAGGCCGACCGCGACCGCCTTGGAGTAGACTGGCCGATCGTAAAGGCAGGCATATTCGCGAACCTAGAGCGCTTTGATGAGGTGCATGAAAGACACAAAACCGATTGCGCTTCTCGAGCGCGGTGGTGA